In the genome of Pseudorca crassidens isolate mPseCra1 chromosome 14, mPseCra1.hap1, whole genome shotgun sequence, one region contains:
- the SERTAD2 gene encoding SERTA domain-containing protein 2 isoform X1 yields the protein MTCKKCKTANGYMLGKGGKRKFDEHEDGLEGKIVSPSDGPSKVSYTLQRQTIFNISLMKLYNHRPLTEPSLQKTVLINNMLRRIQEELKQEGSLRPAFPASSPPADPLGSSYREAPPAFSHPAPAPCELGGAAPLEACLTPASLLEDDQDTFCTSPAAQPAAPARLAPPALPPEKDSFSSALDEIEELCPTSTSMEAAEATTDDPKGDSGGPGAQRPEGLQDGRPDDPKLMDSLPGNFEITTSTGFLTDLTLDDILFADIDTSMYDFDPCTSASGTSSKMSPVSADDLLKTLAPYSSQPVAPSQPFKMDLTELDHIMEVLVGS from the coding sequence ATATATGTTGGGGAAAGGAGGAAAACGGAAGTTTGACGAGCATGAAGATGGGCTGGAAGGCAAAATTGTGTCCCCCTCCGACGGTCCGTCCAAGGTGTCTTACACCTTACAGCGCCAGACTATCTTCAACATTTCCCTTATGAAACTCTACAACCACAGGCCCCTCACAGAGCCCAGCTTGCAAAAGACCGTGCTCATCAACAACATGTTGAGGCGGATCCAGGAGGAGCTGAAGCAGGAGGGCAGCCTGAGGCCCGCGTTCCCCGCCTCTTCGCCGCCCGCCGACCCGCTGGGCTCCAGCTACCGGGAGGCACCGCCTGCCTTCAGCCACCCCGCGCCCGCGCCCTGCGAGCTGGGCGGCGCTGCGCCCCTGGAGGCCTGCCTCACCCCCGCCTCACTGCTCGAGGACGACCAGGACACGTTTTGCACTTCCCCGGCCGCGCAGCCTGCGGCCCCCGCCAGACTCGCACCTCCTGCCCTCCCGCCGGAAAAGGACAGCTTCTCCTCCGCCCTGGACGAGATCGAGGAGCTCTGTCCCACATCTACCTCCATGGAGGCCGCGGAGGCCACCACCGACGACCCGAAAGGGGACTCCGGCGGGCCCGGCGCGCAGAGACCCGAGGGGCTCCAGGACGGCCGGCCCGACGACCCGAAACTGATGGACTCCCTGCCCGGCAACTTTGAGATCACCACGTCCACGGGCTTCCTGACAGACTTGACCCTGGACGACATCCTGTTTGCCGACATTGACACGTCCATGTACGACTTTGACCCCTGCACGTCCGCGTCGGGGACATCCTCAAAAATGTCCCCCGTGTCGGCCGACGACCTCCTCAAGACGCTGGCCCCCTACAGCAGCCAGCCCGTCGCCCCGAGCCAGCCTTTCAAGATGGACCTCACGGAGCTGGACCACATCATGGAGGTGCTGGTCGGGTCCTGA
- the SERTAD2 gene encoding SERTA domain-containing protein 2 isoform X2, translating to MLGKGGKRKFDEHEDGLEGKIVSPSDGPSKVSYTLQRQTIFNISLMKLYNHRPLTEPSLQKTVLINNMLRRIQEELKQEGSLRPAFPASSPPADPLGSSYREAPPAFSHPAPAPCELGGAAPLEACLTPASLLEDDQDTFCTSPAAQPAAPARLAPPALPPEKDSFSSALDEIEELCPTSTSMEAAEATTDDPKGDSGGPGAQRPEGLQDGRPDDPKLMDSLPGNFEITTSTGFLTDLTLDDILFADIDTSMYDFDPCTSASGTSSKMSPVSADDLLKTLAPYSSQPVAPSQPFKMDLTELDHIMEVLVGS from the coding sequence ATGTTGGGGAAAGGAGGAAAACGGAAGTTTGACGAGCATGAAGATGGGCTGGAAGGCAAAATTGTGTCCCCCTCCGACGGTCCGTCCAAGGTGTCTTACACCTTACAGCGCCAGACTATCTTCAACATTTCCCTTATGAAACTCTACAACCACAGGCCCCTCACAGAGCCCAGCTTGCAAAAGACCGTGCTCATCAACAACATGTTGAGGCGGATCCAGGAGGAGCTGAAGCAGGAGGGCAGCCTGAGGCCCGCGTTCCCCGCCTCTTCGCCGCCCGCCGACCCGCTGGGCTCCAGCTACCGGGAGGCACCGCCTGCCTTCAGCCACCCCGCGCCCGCGCCCTGCGAGCTGGGCGGCGCTGCGCCCCTGGAGGCCTGCCTCACCCCCGCCTCACTGCTCGAGGACGACCAGGACACGTTTTGCACTTCCCCGGCCGCGCAGCCTGCGGCCCCCGCCAGACTCGCACCTCCTGCCCTCCCGCCGGAAAAGGACAGCTTCTCCTCCGCCCTGGACGAGATCGAGGAGCTCTGTCCCACATCTACCTCCATGGAGGCCGCGGAGGCCACCACCGACGACCCGAAAGGGGACTCCGGCGGGCCCGGCGCGCAGAGACCCGAGGGGCTCCAGGACGGCCGGCCCGACGACCCGAAACTGATGGACTCCCTGCCCGGCAACTTTGAGATCACCACGTCCACGGGCTTCCTGACAGACTTGACCCTGGACGACATCCTGTTTGCCGACATTGACACGTCCATGTACGACTTTGACCCCTGCACGTCCGCGTCGGGGACATCCTCAAAAATGTCCCCCGTGTCGGCCGACGACCTCCTCAAGACGCTGGCCCCCTACAGCAGCCAGCCCGTCGCCCCGAGCCAGCCTTTCAAGATGGACCTCACGGAGCTGGACCACATCATGGAGGTGCTGGTCGGGTCCTGA